Proteins from a genomic interval of Chionomys nivalis chromosome 7, mChiNiv1.1, whole genome shotgun sequence:
- the Mink1 gene encoding misshapen-like kinase 1 isoform X7: protein MGDPAPARSLDDIDLSALRDPAGIFELVEVVGNGTYGQVYKGRHVKTGQLAAIKVMDVTEDEEEEIKQEINMLKKYSHHRNIATYYGAFIKKSPPGNDDQLWLVMEFCGAGSVTDLVKNTKGNALKEDCIAYICREILRGLAHLHAHKVIHRDIKGQNVLLTENAEVKLVDFGVSAQLDRTVGRRNTFIGTPYWMAPEVIACDENPDATYDYRSDIWSLGITAIEMAEGAPPLCDMHPMRALFLIPRNPPPRLKSKKWSKKFTDFIDTCLIKTYLSRPPTEQLLKFPFIRDQPTERQVRIQLKDHIDRSRKKRGEKEETEYEYSGSEEEDDSHGEEGEPSSIMNVPGESTLRREFLRLQQENKSNSEALKQQQQQQLQQQQQQRDPEAHIKHLLHQRQRRIEEQKEERRRVEEQQRREREQRKLQEKEQQRRLEDMQALRREEERRQAEREQEYIRHRLEEEQRQLEILQQQLLQEQALLLEYKRKQLEEQRQSERLQRQLQQEHAYLKSLQQQQQQQQLQKQQQQILPGDRKPLYHYGRGINPADKPAWAREVEERARMNKQQNSPLAKTKPSSTGPEPPISQASPSPPGPLSQTPPMQRPVEPQEGPHKSLVAHRVPLKPYAAPVPRSQSLQDQPTRNLAAFPASHDPDPAAVPTPTATPSARGAVIRQNSDPTSEGPGPSPNPPSWVRPDNEAPPKVPQRTSSIATALNTSGAGGSRPAQAVRARPRSNSAWQIYLQRRAERGTPKPPGPPAQPPGPPNASSNPDLRRSDPGWERSDSVLPTSHGHLPQAGSLERNRNRVGASTKLDSSPVLSPGNKAKPEDHRSRPGRPADFVLLKERTLDEAPRPPKKAMDYSSSSEEVESSEDEDEEGDGEPSEGSRDTPGGRSDGDTDSVSTMVVHDVEEIAGTQPPYGGGTMVVQRTPEEERSLLLADSNGYTNLPDVVQPSHSPTENSKGQSPPTKDGGSDYQSRGLVKAPGKSSFTMFVDLGIYQPGGSGDTIPITALVGGEGGRLDQLQFDVRKGSVVNVNPTNTRAHSETPEIRKYKKRFNSEILCAALWGVNLLVGTENGLMLLDRSGQGKVYGLIGRRRFQQMDVLEGLNLLITISGKRNKLRVYYLSWLRNKILHNDPEVEKKQGWTTVGDMEGCGHYRVVKYERIKFLVIALKSSVEVYAWAPKPYHKFMAFKSFADLPHRPLLVDLTVEEGQRLKVIYGSSAGFHAVDVDSGNSYDIYIPVHIQSQITPHAIIFLPNTDGMEMLLCYEDEGVYVNTYGRIIKDVVLQWGEMPTSVAYICSNQIMGWGEKAIEIRSVETGHLDGVFMHKRAQRLKFLCERNDKVFFASVRSGGSSQVYFMTLNRNCIMNW from the exons gacCCTGCAGGAATCTTTGAGCTGGTGGAGGTGGTTGGCAATGGAACCTATGGACAGGTGTACAAG GGTCGGCATGTCAAGACTGGGCAGCTGGCTGCCATTAAGGTCATGGATGTCACAGAG gatgaggaggaagagatcaAACAGGAAATCAACATGTTAAAGAAGTACTCTCACCATCGTAATATCGCCACCTACTATGGGGCCTTTATCAAGAAGAGCCCTCCTGGGAACGATGACCAGCTCTGG CTGGTGATGGAGTTCTGTGGTGCTGGCTCGGTGACTGACCTGGTAAAGAACACGAAAGGGAATGCACTGAAGGAGGATTGCATTGCCTACATCTGCAGGGAGATTCTCAGG GGTCTCGCCCATCTCCATGCCCACAAGGTGATCCACCGAGACATCAAGGGACAGAATGTGCTGCTGACAGAGAATGCTGAAGTCAAGCTAG TGGATTTTGGGGTGAGTGCTCAGCTGGACCGCACTGTGGGCAGGCGGAACACTTTCATTGGGACCCCATACTGGATGGCCCCAGAAGTCATTGCCTGCGATGAGAACCCTGACGCCACCTACGACTACAGG aGTGACATTTGGTCTCTAGGAATCACAGCCATTGAAATGGCAGAGGGAGCCCCCC CTCTGTGTGACATGCACCCCATGCGGGCTCTCTTCCTCATCCCTCGGAACCCTCCCCCAAGACTCAAGTCAAAGAAATG GTCTAAGAAGTTCACTGACTTCATTGATACGTGTCTCATCAAGACTTACTTGAGCCGCCCACCAACTGAACAGTTACTCAAGTTTCCCTTCATCCGAGACCAGCCCACAGAGCGGCAGGTCCGCATCCAGCTCAAGGACCACATTGACCGCTCCCGGAAGAAGCGGGGTGAGAAAG AGGAGACGGAATATGAGTACAGTGGCAGTGAAGAGGAGGATGACAGCCATGGAGAAGAAGGCGAGCCGAG CTCCATCATGAATGTGCCTGGGGAGTCCACACTCCGCCGAGAATTCCTCCGACTCCAGCAGGAGAATAAGAGCAACTCTGAGGCtttaaagcagcagcagcagcaacagttgcagcagcagcagcagcaacgaGACCCTGAGGCACACATCAAACACCTGCTGCACCAGCGGCAGCGCCGCatagaggagcagaaggaagagcgGCGGCGTGTGGAGGAG CAACAGCGGCGCGAGCGGGAGCAGCGGAAGCTGCAGGAAAAGGAGCAGCAGCGGCGGTTGGAAGATATGCAAGCCCTGCGGCGAGAGGAGGAGAGGCGGCAGGCAGAGCGGGAGCAG gaaTATATCCGTCACAGGCTAGAGGAGGAGCAGCGACAGCTCGAGATCCTTCAGCAACAGCTGCTCCAGGAACAGGCCCTGCTGCTG GAATACAAGCGGAAGCAGCTAGAGGAGCAGAGGCAGTCGGAGCGGCTCCAGAGACAGCTGCAGCAGGAGCATGCCTACCTCAAGTccctgcagcagcagcaacaacaacaacagctccagaagcagcagcaacagatcCTGCCTGGGGACAGGAAGCCCCTGTATCATTATGGTCGGGGCATTAATCCTGCTGACAAGCCAGCATGGGCCCGAGAG GTGGAAGAGAGAGCAAGGATGAATAAGCAGCAGAACTCTCCCTTGGCCAAGACGAAGCCAAGCAGTACAGGGCCAGAGCCCCCCATCTCCCAGGCCTCTCCTAGCCCCCCAGGACCTCTTTCCCAAACTCCTCCTATGCAGAGGCCTGTGGAGCCTCAAGAAGGACCGCACAAG AGCCTGGTAGCACACCGGGTCCCACTGAAGCCATATGCAGCACCTGTACCCCGATCCCAGTCCCTGCAGGACCAACCCACTCGAAACCTGgctgccttccctgcctcccatgACCCTGACCCTGCTGCTGTTCCCACACCCACCGCCACGCCCAGTGCCCGAGGAGCTGTCATCCGCCAGAATTCAGACCCCACCTCGGAAGGGCCTGGCCCGAGCCCAAACCCCCCATCCTGGGTCCGACCTGATAACGAGGCTCCACCTAAG GTTCCTCAGAGAACCTCGTCTATTGCCACTGCCCTTAACACCAGTGGGGCCGGAGGGTCCCGGCCAGCTCAGGCTGTCCGTGCCAG ACCTCGCAGCAACTCCGCCTGGCAAATCTATCTGCAGAGGCGGGCAGAGCGGGGCACCCCCAAGCCTCCTGGGCCCCCAGCTCAGCCCCCTGGCCCGCCCAACGCCTCTAG TAATCCCGACCTCAGGAGGAGTGACCCTGGCTGGGAGCGCTCAGACAGTGTCCTCCCGACCTCTCATGGACACCTCCCTCAGGCTGGCTCACTGGAACGAAACCGAAACCGTGTGGGAG CCTCCACAAAACTGGACAGCTCACCAGTGCTCTCCCCCGGGAACaaagccaagcctgaagaccacCGTTCAAGGCCAGGCCGACCTGCA GATTTTGTGTTGCTCAAAGAGCGGACCCTGGATGAGGCCCCTAGGCCTCCCAAGAAGGCCATGGACTACTCCTCCTCCAGTGAGGAGGTGGAGAGCAGTGAAGATGAGGATGAGGAAGGCGATGGGGAGCCGtcagaggggagcagagacacTCCCGGGGGCCG CAGTGATGGAGATACGGACAGCGTCAGCACCATGGTGGTTCATGATGTTGAGGAGATAGCCGGGACCCAGCCCCCATATGGGGGAGGCACCATGGTGGTCCAGCGT ACTCCTGAAGAGGAACGAAGCCTGCTGCTTGCTGACAGCAATGGCTACACAAATCTGCCCGATGTGGTCCAGCCCAGCCACTCACCTACTGAGAACAGCAAAGGTCAAAGCCCTCCCACAAAAGATGGAGGCAGTGAT TACCAGTCTCGAGGGTTGGTAAAGGCCCCTGGGAAGAGCTCTTTCACCATGTTTGTCGATCTAGGGATCTACCAGCCCGGAGGCAGTGGGGACACCATCCCTATCACAG CCCTAGTAGGTGGAGAGGGTGGTCGTCTTGACCAGCTGCAGTTCGATGTGAGGAAAGGCTCTGTGGTCAACGTCAACCCCACCAACACCCGGGCTCATAGTGAAACTCCCGAGATTCGGAAGTACAAGAAGCGATTCAATTCGGAGATCCTCTGTGCAGCCCTCTGGG GGGTCAACCTCCTGGTGGGCACAGAGAATGGGCTGATGCTGCTGGACCGGAGCGGACAGGGCAAAGTGTATGGACTCATTGGGCGGCGGCGCTTCCAGCAAATGGACGTGCTGGAGGGGCTCAACCTGCTCATCACCATCTCAG GGAAAAGGAACAAACTTCGGGTATATTACCTGTCCTGGCTGCGGAATAAGATTCTGCACAATGACCCAGAGGTGGAGAAGAAGCAAGGGTGGACCACTGTGGGGGACATGGAGGGCTGTGGCCACTATCGTGTTG TGAAATATGAGCGTATTAAGTTCCTGGTCATTGCCCTGAAGAGCTCTGTGGAGGTGTATGCCTGGGCTCCCAAACCCTACCACAAATTTATGGCCTTCAAG TCCTTTGCTGACCTCCCTCACCGCCCTCTGCTGGTGGACCTGACTGTAGAGGAGGGACAGCGGCTCAAGGTCATCTATGGCTCCAGTGCTGGCTTCCATGCTGTGGATGTTGACTCTGGGAACAGTTACGACATCTACATCCCTGTGCAC ATCCAGAGCCAGATCACGCCCCATGCCATCATCTTCCTCCCCAACACCGACGGCATGGAGATGCTGCTGTGCTATGAAGACGAGGGTGTCTATGTCAACACCTATGGGCGGATCATCAAGGATGTGGTGCTGCAGTGGGGAGAGATGCCCACCTCTGTGG CCTACATCTGCTCCAACCAGATAATGGGCTGGGGTGAAAAAGCCATTGAGATCCGCTCCGTGGAGACAGGCCACCTAGATGGGGTCTTCATGCACAAACGAGCCCAGAGGCTCAAGTTCCTGTGTGAGCGGAATGATAAG GTGTTTTTTGCCTCAGTCCGCTCTGGGGGAAGCAGCCAAGTTTACTTTATGACTCTGAACCGTAACTGCATCATGAACTGGTGA
- the Mink1 gene encoding misshapen-like kinase 1 isoform X14, with amino-acid sequence MGDPAPARSLDDIDLSALRDPAGIFELVEVVGNGTYGQVYKGRHVKTGQLAAIKVMDVTEDEEEEIKQEINMLKKYSHHRNIATYYGAFIKKSPPGNDDQLWLVMEFCGAGSVTDLVKNTKGNALKEDCIAYICREILRGLAHLHAHKVIHRDIKGQNVLLTENAEVKLVDFGVSAQLDRTVGRRNTFIGTPYWMAPEVIACDENPDATYDYRSDIWSLGITAIEMAEGAPPLCDMHPMRALFLIPRNPPPRLKSKKWSKKFTDFIDTCLIKTYLSRPPTEQLLKFPFIRDQPTERQVRIQLKDHIDRSRKKRGEKEETEYEYSGSEEEDDSHGEEGEPSSIMNVPGESTLRREFLRLQQENKSNSEALKQQQQQQLQQQQQQRDPEAHIKHLLHQRQRRIEEQKEERRRVEEQQRREREQRKLQEKEQQRRLEDMQALRREEERRQAEREQEYKRKQLEEQRQSERLQRQLQQEHAYLKSLQQQQQQQQLQKQQQQILPGDRKPLYHYGRGINPADKPAWAREVEERARMNKQQNSPLAKTKPSSTGPEPPISQASPSPPGPLSQTPPMQRPVEPQEGPHKSLVAHRVPLKPYAAPVPRSQSLQDQPTRNLAAFPASHDPDPAAVPTPTATPSARGAVIRQNSDPTSEGPGPSPNPPSWVRPDNEAPPKVPQRTSSIATALNTSGAGGSRPAQAVRASNPDLRRSDPGWERSDSVLPTSHGHLPQAGSLERNRNRVGASTKLDSSPVLSPGNKAKPEDHRSRPGRPADFVLLKERTLDEAPRPPKKAMDYSSSSEEVESSEDEDEEGDGEPSEGSRDTPGGRSDGDTDSVSTMVVHDVEEIAGTQPPYGGGTMVVQRTPEEERSLLLADSNGYTNLPDVVQPSHSPTENSKGQSPPTKDGGSDYQSRGLVKAPGKSSFTMFVDLGIYQPGGSGDTIPITALVGGEGGRLDQLQFDVRKGSVVNVNPTNTRAHSETPEIRKYKKRFNSEILCAALWGVNLLVGTENGLMLLDRSGQGKVYGLIGRRRFQQMDVLEGLNLLITISGKRNKLRVYYLSWLRNKILHNDPEVEKKQGWTTVGDMEGCGHYRVVKYERIKFLVIALKSSVEVYAWAPKPYHKFMAFKSFADLPHRPLLVDLTVEEGQRLKVIYGSSAGFHAVDVDSGNSYDIYIPVHIQSQITPHAIIFLPNTDGMEMLLCYEDEGVYVNTYGRIIKDVVLQWGEMPTSVAYICSNQIMGWGEKAIEIRSVETGHLDGVFMHKRAQRLKFLCERNDKVFFASVRSGGSSQVYFMTLNRNCIMNW; translated from the exons gacCCTGCAGGAATCTTTGAGCTGGTGGAGGTGGTTGGCAATGGAACCTATGGACAGGTGTACAAG GGTCGGCATGTCAAGACTGGGCAGCTGGCTGCCATTAAGGTCATGGATGTCACAGAG gatgaggaggaagagatcaAACAGGAAATCAACATGTTAAAGAAGTACTCTCACCATCGTAATATCGCCACCTACTATGGGGCCTTTATCAAGAAGAGCCCTCCTGGGAACGATGACCAGCTCTGG CTGGTGATGGAGTTCTGTGGTGCTGGCTCGGTGACTGACCTGGTAAAGAACACGAAAGGGAATGCACTGAAGGAGGATTGCATTGCCTACATCTGCAGGGAGATTCTCAGG GGTCTCGCCCATCTCCATGCCCACAAGGTGATCCACCGAGACATCAAGGGACAGAATGTGCTGCTGACAGAGAATGCTGAAGTCAAGCTAG TGGATTTTGGGGTGAGTGCTCAGCTGGACCGCACTGTGGGCAGGCGGAACACTTTCATTGGGACCCCATACTGGATGGCCCCAGAAGTCATTGCCTGCGATGAGAACCCTGACGCCACCTACGACTACAGG aGTGACATTTGGTCTCTAGGAATCACAGCCATTGAAATGGCAGAGGGAGCCCCCC CTCTGTGTGACATGCACCCCATGCGGGCTCTCTTCCTCATCCCTCGGAACCCTCCCCCAAGACTCAAGTCAAAGAAATG GTCTAAGAAGTTCACTGACTTCATTGATACGTGTCTCATCAAGACTTACTTGAGCCGCCCACCAACTGAACAGTTACTCAAGTTTCCCTTCATCCGAGACCAGCCCACAGAGCGGCAGGTCCGCATCCAGCTCAAGGACCACATTGACCGCTCCCGGAAGAAGCGGGGTGAGAAAG AGGAGACGGAATATGAGTACAGTGGCAGTGAAGAGGAGGATGACAGCCATGGAGAAGAAGGCGAGCCGAG CTCCATCATGAATGTGCCTGGGGAGTCCACACTCCGCCGAGAATTCCTCCGACTCCAGCAGGAGAATAAGAGCAACTCTGAGGCtttaaagcagcagcagcagcaacagttgcagcagcagcagcagcaacgaGACCCTGAGGCACACATCAAACACCTGCTGCACCAGCGGCAGCGCCGCatagaggagcagaaggaagagcgGCGGCGTGTGGAGGAG CAACAGCGGCGCGAGCGGGAGCAGCGGAAGCTGCAGGAAAAGGAGCAGCAGCGGCGGTTGGAAGATATGCAAGCCCTGCGGCGAGAGGAGGAGAGGCGGCAGGCAGAGCGGGAGCAG GAATACAAGCGGAAGCAGCTAGAGGAGCAGAGGCAGTCGGAGCGGCTCCAGAGACAGCTGCAGCAGGAGCATGCCTACCTCAAGTccctgcagcagcagcaacaacaacaacagctccagaagcagcagcaacagatcCTGCCTGGGGACAGGAAGCCCCTGTATCATTATGGTCGGGGCATTAATCCTGCTGACAAGCCAGCATGGGCCCGAGAG GTGGAAGAGAGAGCAAGGATGAATAAGCAGCAGAACTCTCCCTTGGCCAAGACGAAGCCAAGCAGTACAGGGCCAGAGCCCCCCATCTCCCAGGCCTCTCCTAGCCCCCCAGGACCTCTTTCCCAAACTCCTCCTATGCAGAGGCCTGTGGAGCCTCAAGAAGGACCGCACAAG AGCCTGGTAGCACACCGGGTCCCACTGAAGCCATATGCAGCACCTGTACCCCGATCCCAGTCCCTGCAGGACCAACCCACTCGAAACCTGgctgccttccctgcctcccatgACCCTGACCCTGCTGCTGTTCCCACACCCACCGCCACGCCCAGTGCCCGAGGAGCTGTCATCCGCCAGAATTCAGACCCCACCTCGGAAGGGCCTGGCCCGAGCCCAAACCCCCCATCCTGGGTCCGACCTGATAACGAGGCTCCACCTAAG GTTCCTCAGAGAACCTCGTCTATTGCCACTGCCCTTAACACCAGTGGGGCCGGAGGGTCCCGGCCAGCTCAGGCTGTCCGTGCCAG TAATCCCGACCTCAGGAGGAGTGACCCTGGCTGGGAGCGCTCAGACAGTGTCCTCCCGACCTCTCATGGACACCTCCCTCAGGCTGGCTCACTGGAACGAAACCGAAACCGTGTGGGAG CCTCCACAAAACTGGACAGCTCACCAGTGCTCTCCCCCGGGAACaaagccaagcctgaagaccacCGTTCAAGGCCAGGCCGACCTGCA GATTTTGTGTTGCTCAAAGAGCGGACCCTGGATGAGGCCCCTAGGCCTCCCAAGAAGGCCATGGACTACTCCTCCTCCAGTGAGGAGGTGGAGAGCAGTGAAGATGAGGATGAGGAAGGCGATGGGGAGCCGtcagaggggagcagagacacTCCCGGGGGCCG CAGTGATGGAGATACGGACAGCGTCAGCACCATGGTGGTTCATGATGTTGAGGAGATAGCCGGGACCCAGCCCCCATATGGGGGAGGCACCATGGTGGTCCAGCGT ACTCCTGAAGAGGAACGAAGCCTGCTGCTTGCTGACAGCAATGGCTACACAAATCTGCCCGATGTGGTCCAGCCCAGCCACTCACCTACTGAGAACAGCAAAGGTCAAAGCCCTCCCACAAAAGATGGAGGCAGTGAT TACCAGTCTCGAGGGTTGGTAAAGGCCCCTGGGAAGAGCTCTTTCACCATGTTTGTCGATCTAGGGATCTACCAGCCCGGAGGCAGTGGGGACACCATCCCTATCACAG CCCTAGTAGGTGGAGAGGGTGGTCGTCTTGACCAGCTGCAGTTCGATGTGAGGAAAGGCTCTGTGGTCAACGTCAACCCCACCAACACCCGGGCTCATAGTGAAACTCCCGAGATTCGGAAGTACAAGAAGCGATTCAATTCGGAGATCCTCTGTGCAGCCCTCTGGG GGGTCAACCTCCTGGTGGGCACAGAGAATGGGCTGATGCTGCTGGACCGGAGCGGACAGGGCAAAGTGTATGGACTCATTGGGCGGCGGCGCTTCCAGCAAATGGACGTGCTGGAGGGGCTCAACCTGCTCATCACCATCTCAG GGAAAAGGAACAAACTTCGGGTATATTACCTGTCCTGGCTGCGGAATAAGATTCTGCACAATGACCCAGAGGTGGAGAAGAAGCAAGGGTGGACCACTGTGGGGGACATGGAGGGCTGTGGCCACTATCGTGTTG TGAAATATGAGCGTATTAAGTTCCTGGTCATTGCCCTGAAGAGCTCTGTGGAGGTGTATGCCTGGGCTCCCAAACCCTACCACAAATTTATGGCCTTCAAG TCCTTTGCTGACCTCCCTCACCGCCCTCTGCTGGTGGACCTGACTGTAGAGGAGGGACAGCGGCTCAAGGTCATCTATGGCTCCAGTGCTGGCTTCCATGCTGTGGATGTTGACTCTGGGAACAGTTACGACATCTACATCCCTGTGCAC ATCCAGAGCCAGATCACGCCCCATGCCATCATCTTCCTCCCCAACACCGACGGCATGGAGATGCTGCTGTGCTATGAAGACGAGGGTGTCTATGTCAACACCTATGGGCGGATCATCAAGGATGTGGTGCTGCAGTGGGGAGAGATGCCCACCTCTGTGG CCTACATCTGCTCCAACCAGATAATGGGCTGGGGTGAAAAAGCCATTGAGATCCGCTCCGTGGAGACAGGCCACCTAGATGGGGTCTTCATGCACAAACGAGCCCAGAGGCTCAAGTTCCTGTGTGAGCGGAATGATAAG GTGTTTTTTGCCTCAGTCCGCTCTGGGGGAAGCAGCCAAGTTTACTTTATGACTCTGAACCGTAACTGCATCATGAACTGGTGA